ATGCATATTATGTGCAGCGCTAAAGTTGTTAAACACAGATTATTTATAGTCTAGTAGAAGACCTTTATTGTGTGAGTGGCTGCATTTAGCTAATTTACGTAGCCTAGCTTAATGCTAGTTAACCTAATACCTAATAAGAGGGCAAAGTAATTGTATAAGCGCAACGGGTGGAATTGTCTGATAAGGTATTTGGAATTACTTTATATCTGCTGGCTATCCTTTGGGCTGTAGTCAGATATGTTACAGCAAGATATAAAGTAAGCTACAACAATGACTAGTCTTGTGTCTACGTGCCAGGTGTGGTGAGTCCTGCAGGTGAGGATGACGATGGCGCATGTTGGGGCAGTAGTGGCAGCAGTGATGGGGCTGATGGCTATCCTgcttcattcatccatccataagATAGAGGAGGGACACTTGGCCGTTTACTACAGGTAAGAGCTATCTCAGCTTCAACATGTAGCCTAATAATGCTGCAacactctcttccttctcctttctACTTTCAAAACGCTCATTTTTCACAACAATTGATGTGAGAAGTGTTTGTCAGAACAGAGCTTTGTGTTCTTACAGGTCCTGTGAAAGGTTTGGCATTTTGGTTGTTGTGACTGCACATTGCTTACATTGGTGTTATGTGTTTCAGGGGAGGAGCTTTGTTGACCACGCCCAATGGCCCTGGGTATCACATAATGTTGCCCTTCATAACCACCTTCAGATCTGTACAGGTAACAGTAGCCAGCTCTTCAGACACAAACCCTAGTTTGCTAGAGCAGGTCAGTTACTATTTGCCAAAGCATGGGGTGGGATCAGTTTATCTCATCGAGTGCAAAGAACAGAACAAGTGGATACTGATGGGTGTGAACCAACAAGATTAGTCAAACTCACATTAAGAACTTTCAAATGGTTGCTGATAGCTAAAACAATACAAGGTTAGCGGATTCATATCTGGCTAAATAAACAGCCATATCCGATCCTACAGTGTAGTGCTGGTCAGTGACTAGCTCCTCTCACGGTTCTGTTGCTTGTTTTAACAGACAACTCTCCAAACGGACGAGATCAAGAATGTGCCTTGTGGAACCAGGTAACTGGAGGAGGGTCAGGCTCGggccctgtgtatgtgtgtgtttttttgtaattAGGGCCTCCTAACATCCATGTTCTCTCCACAGTGGAGGTACGATGATCTACTTTGATAGGATTGAGGTGGTCAACATGCTGGTCCCTACTGCAGGTAACACCCTCGGAACTACACTTCCCATAACCCCACTCCCCTAAAAGTGACTGGGAAACTGGACGATGCAGTTGATAATGTTACAAGTCACTCCAACCTAGTCTTCTGTTTCCTCAGTGGTTGACATTGTGAAGAACTACACAGCTGATTATGATAAGACTCTCATCTTTAACAAGATTCACCACGAACTCAACCAGTTCTGCAGTGTGCATACCCTACAGGAGGTCTACATAGAGCTGTTTGgtgagaatacacacacagacacaaacacacactctcaggaagacaaaactgttgtttttttaaagttCTGTTAATGTCTTTCACAGACATCATAGATGAGAACTTGAAGATCGCCTTGCAGAAGGATCTCAATTGCATGGCCCCTGGACTTAcaatacaggtacacacacacaggactgctAAGGCAATGCTGGGTGCTTGGCAATCTAACAGGTTTGAATGTGCTGTAAATATTTTCTTTCTTGCTGTGTTGTAGGCGGTCCGTGTCACAAAACCCAAGATCCCCGAGGCAATCAGGAGGAACTTTGAACTCATGTGAGTCTTTTAATGAGTGCATGCGCATGTGTGTTTAGCTTGTTCAggctttgtgtttttatttatattaCAGCATCGTAGCAGAGACACCCACACCAACTGTGGGCTGCAAAGTAGCAAACACGTTGACTTTCAATGTCTTTGCcattctccttttctcctctctgcctctctttccctccgtctctctcggaCTAGGGAGGCCGAGAAGACTCGTCTGATGATAACAGTCCAGACTcagagggtggtggagaaggAAGCGGAGACTGAGAGGAAGAAAGCCATCATTGGTAAGGCTTGACATCCTCCCGTCCCATGCCGAACCATAACACCGCGCCCCCTCCAGTGTCCAATAGAAATGCCACGTTGCGTTACCCTACCTCTTCGAAGTTATTCATTACCCCTAGCAACATGCCCGCATACCATAAAGTTGCAACCATCGGTAACCTAGCAACGTGCCCGTGAACCTTGACCTACAGAACTTTGTTCTATAAGACGGGCCTTTTTGAATTTGCTTTATTACATGTAGCTTTGTCCAAATGACCTTTGATAAGTTACAAAAGTTTCCTGGAGCTTGATCAATGTAAAATAAAGAGCCAAATATAAAACTATACTTTttgtctcccccctgtctcgcAGAGGCTCAGAAGATGGCCGAGGTGGCTGGGATCCACTTCCAACAGAAGGtgatggagaaggagacagagaagaggattTCTGAGATAGaaggtctgtgtctgtctgtctgtcttcgtAACACTCGTCTGTGTTGTGGCCCCCTGTGTTGTACAAAgcgtgatcccccccccccctctgtctgtttCAGACTCTGCCTTCCTGGCGAGGGAGAAGGCCAGGGCTGATGCTGAATACTACACAGCTGCCAAGTTTTCTGAAGCCAACAGGGTAAACATGTACATACTTCTCTtttgctctcgctctcgcttggTCTCTCATACATCATCCCTCATCATCCATCTTCTCTTTCCCTAGTTGAAGTTAACCCCTGAGTACCTGGAACTGATGAAGTACCAGAGCATAGCAGCCAACAGCAAGATCTACTTTGGCCAGGACATCCCCAACATGTTTGTGGAGGGCAACAACAACAGCCCCTCCATCGCGGAAGCGGACGCCCTCCCGGACGCCCAGCTCCGGGAACACTGAGACACCCAGCCTGTCtgcccccctgtctgtctgtctctgggcagggaggggggaggacggtCACActttgtgggggagggaggggtgtgtctcaccagggaaGGCATGAACTCTGATGGCTTCAGGGTGGCAGAGCTGCGCAACTAGCTTGgtgggagtaaaaaaaaaaaaaaaaactacaaaaaaaaacatgctttGGTCTTAAACCTCAAGGGgctgagagaaaaagacagacggggagaaagaggagatggagtgAACAGAGGGAGGAAAATGGGACGgggttagaggagagagggagggaggaggaaagagtgcATTCTGCTGCTCTGTGTGAAGATGCCGTCTTACAAATAGACACCATGATGGAACAAGCATTATGAACGCCGATGCATGGATGAGTCAGGTCCTGAGAAGTCAACGAGACGGGATCTTCTCTTGACGTTTGTCCCAGTCACCCTACTTTACACGTGCTTGCATTTTAATGCAACTTCGGGCTTTGCTTTTGAAAGCTTAATTCTTTTTTGGGTTTGTTTTTTGGTGTTTTCCTTTTTTATGCAGGAAGATTGGATTTGTTTGGAGATTGAGCGGTGATCGATGTTGATTGAGCCTTTCTGTCTGTGGTTTAGTTTAACTGGAATCCAACAGGTGACACTAATTATAACCGGTCTCTCTATTTCTGGGATGTGTTCAGATCAGGGACACTCACCTGTTTTAATTAAGTTcttaggagcagagagagagagagaaagagagagaggtgagcctTCTCCCCTAGACGGTGCATCTGCTCAGTTCAACACTACAACCCAGCACTCTCACTGATGGGTACTGGAGAAAGAGGCGTTAACCTGTATTAACATGtattaagcacacacacacacccctcacaacCCATACAAATACAATCTTAAGGGCCAGAGCTGTATGTGCTGTTTGGTGTTAGTTTTGTATTGGCTTACCTGGAGTCTTGAGTGCTGGTTTACAGTAGTATAGGTGTATTGTCATTGTATTTAGTGTAGTTGGTGGGGTTGGTGGTAGTTTGTGTGCAGTGCGAAT
This DNA window, taken from Osmerus eperlanus chromosome 6, fOsmEpe2.1, whole genome shotgun sequence, encodes the following:
- the erlin1 gene encoding erlin-1; the encoded protein is MTMAHVGAVVAAVMGLMAILLHSSIHKIEEGHLAVYYRGGALLTTPNGPGYHIMLPFITTFRSVQTTLQTDEIKNVPCGTSGGTMIYFDRIEVVNMLVPTAVVDIVKNYTADYDKTLIFNKIHHELNQFCSVHTLQEVYIELFDIIDENLKIALQKDLNCMAPGLTIQAVRVTKPKIPEAIRRNFELMEAEKTRLMITVQTQRVVEKEAETERKKAIIEAQKMAEVAGIHFQQKVMEKETEKRISEIEDSAFLAREKARADAEYYTAAKFSEANRLKLTPEYLELMKYQSIAANSKIYFGQDIPNMFVEGNNNSPSIAEADALPDAQLREH